The Rhodopirellula islandica genome segment ACCTGAACATCGAGATCACCGACGCCGTGATCACCGTCCCCGCGTACTTCAACGATCATCAACGCCAAGCCACCCGGTTGGCTGGCGAGATGGCGGGCCTGAAAGTCCGCCGGATGATCAATGAGCCCACCGCGGCCGCTCTGGTCTACGGCTTTCACGCTCGCGAAGATGAAAAGAATCTGTGCGTCATCGATCTTGGCGGTGGCACGTTCGACGTGACCGTCATGGAAGTCTTCGAAGGCACGCTCGAAATCCGATCCACTGCCGGCGAAAGCATGCTGGGCGGAGAAGACTTCACGGACCGAATGGTGTCCGCGGTGCTGGCCAGTGAAGACACCCAGCTCGAACTGGCCGAACTGCAGCAACCCTTGCGAGTGTCGCGGCTCCGCGGCGAATGTGAAAAGGCAAAGCGTCTGCTCTCCCAAGAAGACACCTGCAAAATCCGACTGCCCGATCGCGATGGAAACTTCCCCGAATCGCCCAAGACCTTCCGACTCACCCGAGCCGATTTCTCACGGTTGTGCGATCCCCTGATGCAACGCATCGCGGGACCGATTGCCCGATCCCTCCGAGACGCGGAACTGACGCCCCAAGACATCGACGATGTGATCCTGGTCGGCGGGTCAACGCGGATGCCGGTCCTGAGAGATTTTGTGATCGACTACTTTGGCAAGCCACCGATCACGGATCACGATCCTGATGAAGTCGTGGCCCTTGGCGCGGCAGTCCAAGCCGCATTGATTGGGCAAGACGCGGCCGTGGACGACATGGTGATGACTGATGTCTGCCCGTTCACGCTGGGCGTGGAGGTCGTCAAAGAATTCGGTGGTCACATGCAAGACGGGTACTTCAAGCCCGTGCTGCATCGGAACTGCACGATCCCGATTTCTCGCGAAGAGATCTTCAGCACCGTTGCGGCCAACCAATCCAACGTGACCCTGAAAGTCTTCCAGGGCGACGCCCGCAAAGTGGCGGACAACACCGCTCTGGGTCAATTGGAGGTCAAGGGTCTGCCTCCCGGTCCCGCCGGCAGTCCCATCTACGTTCGCTTCACCTACGATTTGTCCGGTGTGTTGGAAGTCGAAGCCTATGCACCGGGCGGGGAGCGGTTCCGGACCGTCCTCACCAATCACGTGCACCAACTGTCGCCGGCGCAAATCGAGGAAGCCAAACGACGCATCGATGCCCTGAAGTTCTATCCCCGCGATGATCTCGAGAATCAAAAGCTGGCCCGTTTTGCCGAACGCATGCTGGGCGAACTGCATCCTTCTCAACGCCAGCAACTCGACGACGCCCTGGACATCTACGAAGACGCGATGGCCCGCGCCGATCGCGAACACTTCGCTGCGGCGAAGGACACGTTGTTGATCGTTCTTTCTTCCCTCGGCCTTGATCACGAAGACCAATAGATCCACGGCGTGGAATGCGCCCAAGGCTTCCGCTCGATTTCTTTCCTCACCAACCCCACCGCGGAACGTGTCCGAATCAGCCGCCCAAACGTATTTGCGATCGATGCTGGAAATCAATCCGGTCTGGCAATCCGGGTCCGCGTTGCAACTGCGTCGCAAGACATTGCAATTGCCGAATCATGCCCCTCGGCAAACCGACGTCGACGCCGACTCCGTGGATGACATGGTTGCCAAGCACCAACGTCGCGCTCAAGCACGCGAGACGGTTGCCCATCTTCAAAAGCAGTTCTTTCACTTGTCCGATGAGGAATTGGAATCGGGCATCACCAGTTTGAATGCAACAGAAGTCCCTGAACTGGCACCCACGATTCGTCGCTTGCAAA includes the following:
- a CDS encoding Hsp70 family protein, which translates into the protein MPEFGSESSFPTEEPVCIGIDLGTTHSLVSVFRNGKPELIANAHGETLTPSIIGVLEDGQIVVGSAARELRVTAPERCAWVFKRYMGQERKLKLGDKEFTPHELSSLVLQSLRDDAAAHLNIEITDAVITVPAYFNDHQRQATRLAGEMAGLKVRRMINEPTAAALVYGFHAREDEKNLCVIDLGGGTFDVTVMEVFEGTLEIRSTAGESMLGGEDFTDRMVSAVLASEDTQLELAELQQPLRVSRLRGECEKAKRLLSQEDTCKIRLPDRDGNFPESPKTFRLTRADFSRLCDPLMQRIAGPIARSLRDAELTPQDIDDVILVGGSTRMPVLRDFVIDYFGKPPITDHDPDEVVALGAAVQAALIGQDAAVDDMVMTDVCPFTLGVEVVKEFGGHMQDGYFKPVLHRNCTIPISREEIFSTVAANQSNVTLKVFQGDARKVADNTALGQLEVKGLPPGPAGSPIYVRFTYDLSGVLEVEAYAPGGERFRTVLTNHVHQLSPAQIEEAKRRIDALKFYPRDDLENQKLARFAERMLGELHPSQRQQLDDALDIYEDAMARADREHFAAAKDTLLIVLSSLGLDHEDQ